The following coding sequences lie in one Numida meleagris isolate 19003 breed g44 Domestic line chromosome Z, NumMel1.0, whole genome shotgun sequence genomic window:
- the SIGLEC15 gene encoding sialic acid-binding Ig-like lectin 15 gives MREYVLFLLIVLSIFKKGVQCNSWSIHVPSDVTGELGKMVILPCTFTHPYKTFDRTLTAIWRIKEPYNGTVVFKCTSQSASELCKTAVSYKNKYKLFGNPRHKDLSIRIDNLTWSDSERYFCRVEFSGDVHDKYESRNGIKLHLIASPRIINITVSSNGDHTFKARCTAEGEPAPALTWTSPHSSNLTSVTNMNHRVTKELQYLTHDGKYTCTAVNSHGRAEGTVYFYKFKASNSSFFLILIFVPLGIKVLVLLVILGLTVFPRGPSSTPSSMARPQPQDSTYENFDRRCGGSHSLPTEQPAARCS, from the exons ATGAGAGAGTacgttttgtttcttctgatcGTCCTttccatcttcaagaagg GTGTGCAGTGCAATAGCTGGTCCATTCATGTCCCATCTGACGTCACTGGTGAACTCGGAAAGATGGTTATTCTGCCCTGCACCTTCACACACCCTTACAAAACCTTTGACCGGACCCTCACTGCCATTTGGAGGATCAAGGAGCCGTACAATGGCACCGTGGTGTTCAAGTGCACCAGCCAGAGTGCCAGTGAGCTCTGCAAGACTGCCGTCAgctacaaaaacaaatacaaactcTTTGGCAACCCCCGGCACAAGGACCTTTCCATCAGGATTGACAACCTGACCTGGAGTGACAGCGAGAGGTACTTCTGCCGCGTGGAGTTCTCTGGGGATGTCCATGACAAGTATGAAAGCAGGAACGGGATAAAGCTGCATTTGATTG CTTCCCCCAGGATCATTAACATCACGGTCAGCTCCAACGGGGACCACACCTTCAAAGCCCGCTGCACCGCCGAGGGGGAGCCAGCGCCCGCCCTGACGTGGACCAGCCCCCACTCCAGCAACCTCACCTCGGTCACAAACATGAACCACCGCGTCACCAAGGAGCTCCAGTACCTGACGCATGACGGCAAATACACGTGCACGGCTGTCAACAGCCACGGGAGAGCGGAGGGGACGGTCTACTTCTATAAATTCAAGGCGTCCAACAGCTCCTTTTTCCTGATCCTAATTTTTGTGCCGCTGGGAATTAAAGTCCTTGTTTTGCTGGTGATACTGGGCTTGACCGTGTTCCCCAGGG GTCCCTCCTCCACTCCATCCAGCATGGCCCG GCCACAGCCACAAGACTCCACCTACGAGAACTTTGACCGCAGATGTGGTGGCAGCCACAGCCTGCCAACAGAACAACCTGCAGCAAGATGCAGCTGA